The following coding sequences are from one Mycobacterium bourgelatii window:
- a CDS encoding excinuclease ABC subunit UvrA, translated as MTETFYRGADDIDPCVRVYGTRVHNLRGVDVVAPRDALVAFTGISGSGKSSLAFGTIYAEAQRRYFESVAPYARRLLLPTGAPKVDDITGLPPAVALQQRRGSATSRSTVGTVTTLSNLLRMLFSRAGTYPRGATERLDSDAFSPNTAVGACPECHGLGRIHRVTEETLVPDPSLTIREGAVAAWPGAWQGQNLRDILITLGYDIDKPWRKLPKRQRNWILFTDEQPTVEIDPGQHPVQADYYYNGTFSSAERHVRHTLANSQSAMMRRRVLQFVDSVDCPLCDGSGLRPEALKVTFSGRTIAEYAALPLADLAEVLRPTASRADAAPAYESTESGELTEVATMIAADLVARLQVLIDLGLGYLTLSRRTPTVSPGELQRLRLATQLRAGLFGVLYVLDEPSAGLHPADAEPLLDVLDRLRRAGNSIFVVEHDMDVVRRADWIVDVGPGAGELGGNVLYSGPVSGLADIDGSITRSYLFDRAELPARQPRRQSGRLRLRGINFHNLRDLDVDLPLGVYTAVTGVSGSGKSTLVVKVLGDVVKSHLGTGFTPEPAESGDDETDAGIIDLDHDASAGVTAEGIETINRLVSVDQRPIGRTPRSTLATYTGLFDAVRREFAATPKARRRSWTAGRFSFNVADGRCATCQGEGFVAVELLFLPGTYATCPACQGARYSDETLEVRYRDKTIADVLAMTVDEASEFLADVASASRSLTTLQEVGLGYLRLGQPATELSGGEAQRIKLASELQRPRRGHTLYVLDEPTTGLHPADVDLLDGQLHRLVDAGNTVVVAEHDMGMVAGADWVIDLGPGAGSDGGQVVAAGPPETVARAKRSRTAPYLAKRLASART; from the coding sequence ATGACAGAAACGTTCTACCGCGGCGCGGACGACATTGACCCCTGTGTGCGTGTTTACGGGACGCGGGTCCACAACCTACGGGGTGTCGACGTCGTAGCGCCACGTGATGCGCTGGTCGCGTTCACCGGAATCTCTGGGTCCGGCAAATCGTCGCTGGCGTTCGGGACCATCTATGCCGAGGCTCAGCGCCGCTATTTCGAATCGGTCGCTCCGTACGCGCGTCGTCTGCTATTGCCAACCGGCGCGCCAAAGGTAGATGACATCACGGGGCTACCGCCCGCAGTCGCATTGCAGCAGCGCCGGGGTTCGGCGACGTCGCGGTCGACGGTCGGCACGGTCACCACCCTGTCGAACCTGTTGAGGATGCTCTTCTCCCGCGCCGGCACCTACCCACGGGGCGCCACGGAACGACTGGATTCCGACGCCTTCTCCCCGAATACTGCGGTCGGTGCCTGCCCAGAATGTCACGGGCTCGGCCGGATTCACCGGGTGACCGAAGAGACGCTGGTGCCAGATCCGTCGCTGACCATCCGCGAAGGCGCCGTCGCAGCATGGCCTGGGGCATGGCAGGGGCAGAATCTGCGCGACATCCTGATCACGCTCGGCTACGACATCGACAAGCCGTGGCGGAAACTACCTAAGCGACAACGCAACTGGATCTTGTTCACCGATGAGCAGCCGACCGTCGAAATCGATCCGGGTCAGCACCCGGTACAGGCGGATTACTACTACAACGGCACATTCTCCAGCGCCGAGCGCCACGTCCGCCACACATTGGCAAACTCCCAGAGCGCGATGATGCGTCGCCGCGTGCTGCAATTCGTAGACAGCGTCGACTGCCCCTTGTGCGACGGCTCCGGGCTGCGACCGGAGGCGCTGAAGGTGACCTTCTCTGGGCGCACCATCGCCGAGTACGCGGCGTTGCCGTTGGCCGACCTCGCTGAAGTCTTGCGTCCGACGGCTTCGCGTGCCGACGCCGCTCCGGCATACGAGTCCACCGAATCCGGTGAGTTGACGGAGGTGGCCACCATGATCGCCGCCGACCTCGTCGCACGCTTGCAGGTACTCATCGACCTCGGCCTCGGCTATCTCACGCTCAGTCGCCGCACTCCGACGGTGTCGCCCGGGGAACTGCAGCGGCTGCGGCTGGCCACTCAACTGCGAGCCGGCTTGTTCGGCGTGCTCTACGTGCTCGACGAGCCGTCGGCTGGACTGCATCCCGCAGACGCAGAACCGCTACTCGACGTGCTCGATCGCCTACGGCGGGCGGGCAATTCGATATTTGTGGTCGAGCACGACATGGACGTGGTGCGTCGGGCGGACTGGATAGTCGACGTCGGGCCTGGGGCCGGCGAGCTTGGCGGGAACGTCCTCTATAGCGGGCCGGTGTCGGGTCTCGCCGACATCGACGGATCGATCACTCGCAGCTACCTGTTCGACCGAGCGGAGCTGCCCGCGCGTCAACCTCGTCGGCAGTCTGGGCGACTTCGGTTACGCGGCATCAACTTTCACAATCTACGTGACCTCGACGTGGACCTGCCGCTGGGCGTGTACACGGCGGTCACCGGAGTATCTGGTTCAGGCAAGTCGACGCTGGTGGTCAAGGTCCTCGGCGATGTCGTGAAGAGTCACCTCGGCACGGGATTCACGCCGGAGCCGGCCGAGTCCGGCGACGACGAAACCGACGCGGGGATCATCGATCTCGATCACGACGCCAGCGCGGGTGTGACCGCTGAAGGGATCGAGACAATCAACCGGCTGGTGTCGGTGGATCAGCGCCCGATCGGGCGCACCCCGCGCTCGACGCTGGCGACCTACACCGGCTTGTTCGACGCCGTGCGCCGCGAGTTCGCCGCCACCCCGAAGGCGCGTCGTCGCAGCTGGACCGCGGGCCGGTTTTCATTCAACGTCGCCGACGGTCGCTGCGCCACGTGCCAGGGGGAGGGGTTCGTGGCAGTTGAATTGTTGTTTCTGCCGGGCACATACGCCACCTGTCCGGCCTGTCAGGGTGCGCGCTACTCCGACGAGACTCTCGAGGTGCGCTACCGGGACAAGACGATCGCCGACGTGCTCGCGATGACTGTCGACGAGGCATCGGAGTTTCTTGCCGACGTCGCCAGCGCCTCGCGGAGTCTGACCACGCTCCAAGAGGTGGGGCTGGGCTATCTGCGTCTCGGGCAACCCGCGACCGAGCTGTCCGGCGGCGAGGCCCAGCGGATCAAGCTCGCCTCCGAACTGCAGCGCCCCCGGCGGGGACACACCCTCTACGTCCTCGACGAGCCGACCACCGGGCTTCATCCCGCCGACGTGGATCTGCTCGATGGCCAACTGCACCGCCTGGTCGACGCGGGCAATACCGTCGTCGTGGCCGAACACGACATGGGCATGGTTGCGGGCGCCGACT
- a CDS encoding esterase, giving the protein MRLFSVAVLVVAATIFGSSVAPAAVAAPKDYCADLKGSNTGRTCEIQISDPGYSVDISMPLNYPDQKPVAEFISQTRDAFVNAAKSGAPHDRPYELKIKPTEYNSAIPPRGTQTVVFQVYRTDAQPQTTFKAFNWDQTYRKAIKFTAARDDKQNTPLWQVEDPLKTVAPIVQAELQKQQAPPPAGPPAPAGQSATTTPPPPLPISPTALYDPANYQNFAVVNDGVIFFFDQGALLPDSAGAVQVLVPRSAIDPMLA; this is encoded by the coding sequence ATGCGTTTGTTCAGCGTTGCCGTACTCGTCGTGGCTGCGACCATCTTCGGCTCTTCTGTCGCCCCAGCGGCAGTTGCGGCGCCCAAGGACTACTGCGCCGACCTCAAGGGCAGCAACACGGGGCGCACCTGTGAGATTCAGATCTCCGACCCCGGATACAGCGTCGACATCAGCATGCCGTTGAACTACCCGGACCAGAAGCCCGTCGCCGAATTTATCTCCCAGACACGCGACGCGTTCGTCAACGCAGCCAAGTCGGGCGCGCCCCACGACAGACCCTATGAGCTGAAGATCAAGCCGACCGAATACAACTCGGCGATTCCCCCGCGTGGGACGCAGACTGTGGTGTTCCAGGTGTACCGGACCGACGCACAACCACAGACGACGTTCAAGGCGTTCAACTGGGATCAGACCTATCGCAAGGCGATCAAGTTCACGGCCGCCCGCGACGATAAACAAAACACGCCGTTGTGGCAGGTCGAGGATCCGCTGAAAACAGTGGCGCCGATCGTCCAGGCCGAACTGCAGAAGCAGCAGGCACCGCCGCCGGCCGGACCACCCGCGCCGGCCGGACAGTCGGCCACGACTACGCCACCACCGCCGTTGCCGATCTCGCCGACTGCGCTCTACGATCCCGCCAACTACCAGAACTTCGCGGTGGTCAACGACGGGGTGATTTTCTTCTTTGACCAGGGTGCGCTGCTACCCGACTCAGCCGGGGCGGTGCAGGTGCTCGTGCCCCGGTCGGCGATCGACCCGATGCTTGCTTGA
- a CDS encoding DUF732 domain-containing protein — MATDSPNSRDRFFRLWAASLVLMLAMTSLALASPRPASADCLTGQDHLYIGLLAQRNIGPRAGYNECDLALHGRQIASVVRTSANPAAAAASIARDIYYGTDLTVDQAAWQVAAAISAYAPEMIPIIRRTPLEEPNVA, encoded by the coding sequence ATGGCAACCGATAGTCCAAATTCGCGCGACCGTTTTTTCCGACTATGGGCTGCCAGTCTTGTACTAATGCTCGCCATGACGTCACTTGCCCTCGCGTCGCCACGGCCAGCGTCGGCCGATTGCCTGACCGGCCAAGATCACCTCTACATCGGGTTGCTGGCGCAGAGAAACATTGGTCCTCGAGCCGGCTACAACGAATGCGACCTGGCCTTGCACGGGCGGCAGATCGCTAGTGTGGTGCGAACGTCAGCGAATCCCGCGGCAGCTGCCGCAAGCATCGCCCGCGACATCTACTACGGCACAGACTTAACCGTGGATCAGGCTGCATGGCAGGTGGCGGCGGCGATTAGTGCCTACGCCCCGGAGATGATTCCCATAATCAGAAGAACGCCGCTGGAGGAGCCAAACGTGGCCTGA
- a CDS encoding DUF732 domain-containing protein, protein MGAAILRGSSADADPNQDDEFLASLDRHGIPALENPQSLIPVAHEVCGELSGGVSAEGVVDAMTSYAYDHNPAMREYPRDRLTRTFSRFVTAAVHVYCPANQGKIASLQVHLAPPTTEPAAAITRGAIASQGNWRNRPPGADVLSTPIREERFTPNRVVSVAHSMTVGASVANNVWVQGPEGTPRSGVAAPVPGTFAAGETVAPKPPEFPTPPPPVNILQPPRAPAPSQAPRQTPPPPSQVPPPPPSQLPPPPPSEVPPPPQEPPPTPKELPPPQQVEPPAASPEPGGAAGGGGIGEGGIGSGGAGSGGTGGSGGSGGGGGSGGGNEPAPTPPRSLGPGIIQIAP, encoded by the coding sequence ATGGGCGCGGCAATCCTGCGAGGCAGCAGCGCAGATGCCGACCCGAACCAGGACGACGAGTTTCTAGCATCGCTTGATAGACACGGCATTCCCGCTCTCGAGAATCCGCAAAGCTTAATTCCGGTCGCCCATGAAGTTTGTGGCGAACTTTCGGGCGGCGTGTCGGCAGAGGGGGTCGTCGATGCGATGACCTCTTACGCCTATGACCACAACCCGGCGATGCGCGAATATCCGCGCGACCGCCTCACGCGCACCTTCTCCCGCTTCGTGACAGCGGCCGTGCATGTCTACTGCCCAGCCAACCAGGGCAAGATCGCTTCACTGCAGGTCCACCTTGCACCCCCGACAACTGAGCCAGCCGCCGCGATCACGCGTGGCGCAATCGCTTCCCAGGGCAACTGGCGGAACCGGCCGCCGGGTGCGGATGTGCTCAGCACGCCGATCCGCGAGGAACGTTTCACACCGAATCGCGTGGTGTCGGTAGCGCACTCGATGACCGTTGGCGCATCCGTCGCAAACAATGTGTGGGTGCAGGGCCCAGAAGGCACCCCACGAAGCGGCGTTGCGGCGCCGGTCCCTGGAACGTTCGCCGCAGGTGAGACGGTCGCGCCCAAACCGCCGGAATTTCCGACGCCACCTCCGCCCGTGAACATCCTTCAGCCACCGCGGGCACCCGCCCCGTCGCAGGCGCCCAGGCAAACCCCTCCTCCGCCTAGTCAGGTGCCACCGCCGCCGCCCAGCCAGCTGCCACCGCCGCCGCCTTCGGAGGTGCCGCCCCCGCCCCAAGAGCCGCCGCCCACTCCCAAAGAGCTGCCCCCACCACAACAGGTGGAACCGCCCGCCGCCTCTCCTGAGCCTGGTGGTGCCGCTGGTGGTGGCGGCATAGGTGAGGGCGGCATCGGCAGCGGGGGTGCCGGCAGTGGCGGCACCGGCGGCAGTGGCGGATCCGGTGGCGGTGGCGGATCCGGTGGCGGTAATGAACCCGCCCCGACGCCGCCGCGGTCCTTAGGGCCAGGAATCATCCAAATCGCGCCTTAG
- a CDS encoding cytochrome P450: MVSKSPEEHAENLNLRHEDFNDQEFLYEVYAVMRESKPFSHQDCPFVGPTPGGAWVATRYDDCYEIARNWRSFSSRPLTMDGSLMWFGDIVITIDPPRQQQLRKVLNPYFSPGRMKQLEPQVRAVTDGLIDNFIESGRGDLADVAWQQPGIVFFRYLLGMPVQDVPFYLETTDVAVNGESEEVRNAAMTNLYLRVREEIDRRRGEPPRDDLIDALLDAEIEGEKLRFDDVVANVMLLVQAGLETTSSAMSFAFFYLGSHASERDRLVRDAELMPTAIEEFIRFAGSIHGLNRSVTDETELSGHKFSPGQTVVVNYAAANRDPREFDQPDKCILDREANRHLGFGAGVHRCLGSNLARLEFRVGVEQVLARMPDYAIPAGVTAEFHGNSVTRGYRTLPVVFTPGVRVSQ; the protein is encoded by the coding sequence ATGGTGAGCAAGTCGCCGGAGGAGCACGCCGAGAACCTCAACTTGCGTCACGAAGACTTCAACGACCAAGAATTTCTCTACGAGGTCTACGCAGTGATGCGGGAGAGCAAACCGTTCAGCCACCAGGATTGCCCCTTCGTAGGCCCTACGCCTGGGGGCGCGTGGGTCGCCACCCGCTACGACGACTGCTACGAGATCGCGCGTAACTGGCGCAGTTTCTCCAGTAGGCCGTTGACGATGGATGGTTCGTTGATGTGGTTCGGCGACATCGTGATCACCATCGATCCACCGCGGCAGCAGCAGCTTCGTAAAGTTCTCAACCCATATTTTTCTCCGGGTCGGATGAAGCAGTTGGAGCCTCAAGTGCGTGCGGTGACCGATGGATTGATCGACAACTTCATCGAGTCGGGCCGAGGCGACCTCGCCGACGTCGCGTGGCAGCAGCCTGGGATCGTGTTCTTCAGGTACCTCCTCGGCATGCCCGTCCAGGACGTGCCGTTCTACCTCGAGACGACGGACGTCGCGGTCAATGGCGAGAGCGAAGAGGTCCGGAACGCCGCGATGACGAATCTGTACCTACGGGTCCGCGAGGAGATCGACAGACGTCGTGGCGAACCGCCGCGTGACGACCTCATCGATGCGTTGCTCGACGCCGAGATCGAAGGTGAAAAGCTGAGGTTCGACGACGTTGTGGCGAATGTCATGCTCCTGGTTCAGGCTGGGCTCGAAACAACTTCGAGTGCAATGTCTTTCGCGTTCTTCTACCTGGGTTCACATGCTTCGGAGCGCGATCGTCTCGTGCGGGACGCCGAGTTGATGCCCACGGCGATAGAAGAATTCATCCGGTTCGCTGGTTCGATCCATGGACTCAACCGTTCAGTCACCGACGAGACTGAACTCAGCGGGCACAAATTCTCTCCCGGGCAGACGGTCGTCGTGAACTACGCAGCCGCCAACCGCGACCCGCGCGAGTTCGACCAGCCGGACAAGTGCATCCTCGACCGAGAGGCGAACCGTCACCTCGGCTTCGGAGCCGGCGTCCATCGCTGTCTAGGCTCCAATCTCGCCCGACTCGAGTTTCGGGTGGGCGTCGAACAGGTCCTGGCGCGGATGCCCGACTACGCTATTCCCGCTGGGGTGACAGCCGAGTTCCATGGCAATTCCGTCACGCGGGGCTACCGCACGCTGCCGGTCGTCTTCACGCCGGGTGTCCGCGTCAGCCAGTGA
- a CDS encoding TetR family transcriptional regulator — protein MTTGARRRVCDKDDKQRALLEAAAQVFAEAGYAAAAMKEIAGRADCSAVGRTRLFRKPDHPVVGRHHVLAIPFRYGSVDKWYRSAAPTWGQHNASILGDLLGLDAAPIAVPTDQGVIGTRPGGLD, from the coding sequence ATGACAACAGGCGCGCGGCGGCGAGTTTGCGACAAGGACGACAAACAACGAGCCCTCCTTGAAGCGGCTGCCCAGGTCTTTGCCGAAGCGGGATACGCGGCGGCGGCGATGAAAGAGATCGCCGGTCGTGCCGACTGTTCGGCCGTTGGCCGTACGAGGCTTTTTCGCAAGCCCGACCATCCCGTCGTCGGACGTCACCATGTGCTGGCGATTCCCTTTAGGTACGGCAGCGTCGACAAGTGGTATCGATCAGCAGCGCCGACATGGGGGCAACACAACGCGAGCATCCTCGGCGATCTACTCGGCCTCGACGCCGCACCCATCGCAGTGCCCACCGACCAAGGAGTCATCGGAACCAGACCAGGCGGATTGGACTAG
- a CDS encoding ferredoxin, giving the protein MKLHVDREMCQGHSRCYATHPELFDIDDEGYAFVTVENVPPGWEDRAHKAIANCPERAIHIVEESP; this is encoded by the coding sequence GTGAAACTTCATGTCGACAGGGAAATGTGCCAGGGCCACAGCCGTTGCTACGCAACGCATCCCGAATTGTTCGACATCGACGACGAAGGGTACGCCTTCGTCACCGTGGAAAATGTTCCCCCAGGATGGGAAGACCGGGCGCACAAGGCGATCGCGAACTGTCCCGAGCGCGCCATACATATCGTCGAGGAGTCGCCGTGA
- a CDS encoding nuclear transport factor 2 family protein yields the protein MHPFVALMRKYCIDYTNSHDQDLYDEIMEPDYVVHINGMSLVRSTTYAQAVRRIFKAAPGLALSVHEFVLNGDRLCMHFSEHAGMPVGGGRALACWRGIGLYKWNGRRLTENYVEQDYFAMQAQMTSGHPHPLVPPHIDPWTSTEPVPADHDAEVTVRSWLERSDLAAAPVHEIDDARTGATYEAVLEPHEVVVNDLFSAGADVPFHVTMRGPYRGGLGAGTEKYIGKPAALHIAGIARVDDGAVAAVKAVTSRSQTLAELTNGA from the coding sequence ATGCATCCATTCGTCGCACTGATGCGGAAATACTGCATTGATTACACAAATTCGCATGATCAAGACCTTTACGACGAGATCATGGAGCCGGACTACGTCGTACACATCAACGGTATGTCCCTGGTCCGGTCAACCACCTACGCTCAGGCTGTACGTCGAATCTTCAAGGCAGCACCAGGTTTAGCACTTTCCGTTCACGAGTTCGTGTTGAACGGCGATCGACTGTGCATGCACTTCAGCGAGCACGCAGGCATGCCGGTTGGAGGAGGGCGCGCACTTGCTTGTTGGCGTGGCATCGGCTTGTACAAGTGGAACGGCAGGCGGCTGACGGAGAACTACGTCGAACAAGACTATTTCGCAATGCAAGCCCAAATGACGAGTGGTCATCCTCATCCGCTGGTCCCACCGCACATCGATCCCTGGACATCGACGGAGCCGGTGCCGGCTGATCACGATGCTGAAGTAACCGTGCGAAGTTGGCTGGAGAGGTCCGACCTTGCCGCCGCCCCCGTGCACGAGATCGATGACGCGCGCACCGGTGCTACCTATGAAGCGGTGCTCGAGCCGCACGAGGTCGTTGTCAACGATCTCTTTTCGGCGGGCGCCGATGTTCCATTCCACGTCACGATGCGAGGCCCCTACCGGGGCGGCCTGGGTGCAGGCACAGAAAAGTACATTGGCAAGCCTGCTGCCCTGCACATCGCTGGGATTGCTCGTGTCGACGACGGCGCCGTTGCAGCCGTCAAGGCAGTGACATCGCGGTCGCAAACCCTGGCCGAGCTCACCAACGGGGCGTGA
- a CDS encoding aromatic ring-hydroxylating oxygenase subunit alpha: MGISTQLMDDVKECARAEAERRTYPPQFPALPPVPGGRYFDPAFAKLEADRVFSRSWLFVAHADQLRNIGDYVLLDQLDKPIMLIRGADNAVRAFCNTCRHRGAALVEEPQGNVGRRLTCPFHAWTYSLDGKLVGYPEAMNFSDLDRESHGLAEIRCESWGPLIFINLDVKARPLAAFLGSVGEDLSDFAELDGRLHLVDRTVREVGVNWKLPVDANLESYHVNYVHRTSAARTLQQSGTGIQLLPNGHSRMLVLYRDTIDGKALSPFPCVFPNLGDLPYCGTFSYHVFPNLSIVFAGTGLVFLITNWPTGPSTSVYNVHWCSSLAVDQEENRKLSDKVIAALSQVLFEDLDVLPGEQRSLNAGTLESLRLGYQERRIYYLHEAIDRAIGFEQVPETLRVPQLLASFVQE, translated from the coding sequence ATGGGTATCAGTACCCAACTGATGGACGACGTGAAGGAGTGCGCTCGAGCCGAGGCAGAAAGACGGACCTACCCGCCGCAGTTCCCGGCACTCCCGCCGGTTCCCGGCGGGCGGTATTTCGATCCCGCCTTCGCCAAACTTGAGGCTGACAGGGTCTTCTCCCGCTCGTGGTTGTTCGTCGCCCATGCCGACCAGCTTCGCAACATAGGCGACTACGTCCTGCTCGACCAGCTCGACAAGCCGATAATGCTGATTCGCGGCGCGGATAACGCTGTTCGCGCTTTCTGCAACACTTGTCGACATCGGGGGGCTGCGCTCGTCGAAGAGCCGCAGGGTAATGTTGGCCGCCGCCTGACGTGTCCATTCCACGCATGGACGTACTCGCTGGACGGAAAGCTTGTCGGCTACCCGGAAGCGATGAACTTTTCTGACCTCGACCGTGAGAGCCACGGCCTGGCCGAAATACGTTGCGAGTCATGGGGGCCGCTGATATTCATCAACCTTGACGTGAAAGCGCGGCCATTGGCCGCCTTCCTCGGTTCGGTCGGTGAGGATCTCAGCGACTTCGCAGAACTTGACGGCCGTCTGCACCTGGTGGACCGCACGGTGCGGGAGGTTGGCGTCAACTGGAAGCTTCCCGTGGACGCCAACCTAGAGAGCTACCACGTCAATTACGTGCACCGGACTTCGGCGGCACGGACGCTTCAACAGTCAGGGACGGGCATACAGCTGCTGCCGAACGGTCATTCGCGGATGCTCGTCCTCTATCGCGACACCATTGACGGCAAAGCGCTGTCGCCTTTCCCGTGCGTGTTCCCCAACCTCGGCGATCTGCCATATTGCGGAACATTCTCGTATCACGTGTTCCCCAATTTGAGCATCGTGTTCGCGGGCACCGGACTTGTCTTTCTGATCACCAACTGGCCAACCGGTCCCTCGACGTCGGTGTACAACGTGCACTGGTGCTCATCCCTGGCCGTCGATCAAGAGGAAAACCGGAAGCTCAGCGACAAGGTGATCGCGGCGCTGTCACAGGTGCTGTTTGAGGACCTGGACGTCCTTCCCGGCGAGCAACGTTCGCTCAACGCAGGCACCCTCGAGTCGTTGCGCCTCGGTTACCAGGAACGGCGCATCTACTACCTCCACGAAGCGATCGACCGAGCCATTGGATTCGAGCAGGTTCCCGAAACACTCCGAGTGCCACAGCTACTCGCGTCATTTGTGCAGGAGTGA
- a CDS encoding TetR/AcrR family transcriptional regulator — protein sequence MPKDQKALAPRPRGRPPKSDGRATAQRLLEAATSVCVERGFDGTTLPLIAERARVSPSAVYNHFHSREELLYAAAVRALDQITTVALRTGRGERPLQAIAMAYLRPEMRQNRRLIAELHLASRRDARLAALIAQWHQEYAGQFVGMLSGTDPNPKATTKVVFLLLLGLCHFDDVPSIRTPRDAVAERVERLIDALVPGLSDDE from the coding sequence ATGCCAAAAGACCAGAAGGCCCTAGCGCCTCGCCCACGTGGGCGGCCGCCGAAGTCCGACGGCCGGGCAACTGCTCAGCGGTTGCTCGAGGCCGCGACGTCGGTGTGCGTTGAACGGGGATTCGATGGCACCACACTGCCGCTGATCGCCGAGCGGGCACGCGTGTCACCTTCGGCTGTGTACAACCACTTTCACAGCCGAGAGGAGTTGCTGTACGCCGCCGCGGTACGCGCCTTGGACCAGATCACCACCGTCGCGTTGCGGACCGGTCGTGGGGAACGTCCACTCCAAGCCATCGCGATGGCCTATCTGCGGCCCGAGATGAGACAGAACCGACGGCTCATCGCCGAGTTGCATCTCGCCAGCAGACGCGACGCGCGTCTAGCGGCGCTGATTGCGCAGTGGCACCAAGAGTATGCCGGCCAGTTCGTCGGGATGCTCTCCGGCACTGACCCAAACCCCAAAGCCACCACAAAAGTCGTTTTCCTGTTGCTCTTGGGACTTTGTCATTTCGACGACGTGCCGTCGATCCGGACACCACGCGACGCGGTGGCCGAGCGCGTCGAGCGCCTCATCGATGCACTTGTTCCGGGCTTGTCGGACGATGAGTAA
- a CDS encoding TIGR00730 family Rossman fold protein yields MNICVFLSAADLAERYTRPAREFAELIGSGGHGLVWGGSDTGLMKVVADGVRETGGRLVGISVELLREFARKDADEMVFAKDLAERKALLLERADAIVVMAGGLGTLDEATDVLEQRKHKLHDKPVVLLNTAGFYDGLTIQLQRMDEERFLPVPINDLVFIADDGAEALAYLEGLIREAN; encoded by the coding sequence ATGAACATCTGCGTCTTCCTGTCCGCCGCCGACCTCGCCGAGCGCTACACGCGGCCCGCCCGAGAATTCGCCGAGCTCATCGGCAGTGGCGGACACGGTTTGGTGTGGGGTGGATCCGACACTGGTCTGATGAAGGTCGTCGCCGACGGCGTTCGGGAGACCGGCGGGCGGCTCGTCGGCATCTCGGTCGAGTTGCTGCGGGAGTTCGCGAGGAAGGACGCCGACGAGATGGTGTTCGCAAAGGACCTCGCCGAGCGCAAAGCGTTGCTGCTCGAGCGCGCGGACGCGATCGTCGTGATGGCAGGCGGCCTCGGCACGCTCGACGAGGCGACGGACGTCCTGGAGCAGAGGAAGCACAAGCTGCACGACAAGCCGGTCGTACTGCTGAACACGGCCGGGTTTTACGACGGCTTGACGATTCAGCTGCAGCGAATGGACGAGGAACGTTTCCTTCCGGTGCCCATCAACGATCTGGTGTTCATCGCCGACGACGGTGCCGAAGCCCTCGCCTACTTGGAAGGTCTGATCCGCGAAGCTAATTGA
- a CDS encoding NAD-dependent epimerase/dehydratase family protein: MTSRRIFFAGASGVIGQRLVPLLRDAGHTVGAMTRSPEKAGRLAATGAQPIVCDVFDRQALTAAVQAFAPDLILHELTDLPDDLKDLPEDSKVNARIRVEGTRNLIEASKGLGYIKIVAQSVAWTMQPGAEAAAVAALEEAVLAVDGVVIRYGFLYGPGTYFEQSRPNAPRVHIDTAASRTLEAIDAPPGIVTVVDSE, from the coding sequence TTGACCTCACGCCGCATCTTTTTCGCCGGCGCCTCCGGGGTCATCGGCCAGCGACTGGTGCCGTTGCTGCGGGACGCCGGTCACACCGTCGGTGCGATGACGCGCTCGCCGGAGAAGGCCGGCCGGTTGGCCGCCACCGGTGCGCAACCGATCGTCTGTGATGTATTCGACCGTCAGGCGCTCACAGCCGCCGTTCAGGCGTTCGCGCCCGACCTCATACTTCACGAGCTGACAGATCTTCCCGACGATCTGAAAGACTTACCCGAGGATTCGAAAGTCAATGCGCGAATACGCGTCGAAGGCACCCGTAATCTGATCGAGGCATCAAAAGGCTTGGGCTACATCAAGATCGTGGCCCAGAGCGTTGCATGGACCATGCAACCCGGCGCGGAAGCCGCCGCTGTCGCAGCACTCGAAGAAGCGGTGCTCGCCGTGGACGGTGTCGTCATCCGGTACGGCTTCCTCTACGGTCCTGGCACCTACTTCGAACAGTCGCGTCCCAACGCACCACGCGTGCACATCGATACGGCCGCCTCTCGGACTCTCGAAGCGATCGACGCACCTCCGGGCATCGTGACCGTCGTTGACAGCGAATGA